The following is a genomic window from Sulfuricurvum sp..
GAATCGGTAATGTCGGGATTTTTACTGCCGCACCGAGGTATCCCATAGGGAGTACAACGTTAAAACTTTGATTTACTGCACCGCTCACATCACCCTTAAAAATTTTACCTGTTAGACCCACATCCAAATCAACGATATTGTCTAAGATTTCATAATAGAGTGTTGTATCGATTTGAGAAAATTTAACAGCATTGGTTCCTAATCCCCCAACATTATCCCCAACGAAGGATGTTTCAGGGGTAAAATCAACACGGATATTTGGGATGACCGGAACCGGATGTTCAAAATAAAGCCCTAGCTGATATTTACTAGTGCTATCACCATTAAAACGGGTGGTTGTTGTAACACCGTTATCGGTATAACTAAAATTTCCATTCACTTCAGGAAGATATCCATCCACTTCAGCTCCAAAACCGAGCAACATGGAGGCCGATGCCATAACGCTTCCCGTACACAATACAAGTAATGCTTTTTTCATTAATGATCCTTTTTATTTCTATGCTAATATGCCATTATACTAAAGAAACGGGTGTATTGAGATGGTATTATGCGGAATCGATGAAGCAGGGCGTGGACCGTTGGCGGGACCACTCACTATTGCAGGGGTAATTTTACATCGTGAGGTTGTCGGATTAAACGATTCTAAAAAGCTCTCAGAGAAAAAACGGGAACAGCTCTTTGATGAAATTATCAAATATTCAACCCACCATATAGCTCGCTTTAGTGCAGAGCAAATCGATAACCTCGGACTCTCTAAGTGTCTTGCAATGGGGTTAGAGGAGATTATGGAAGCCATCGGGGAAGCTGATTATCTCTATGATGGCAATTCAAAATTCGGCGTAAGCGGGATTCGGACGATGGTAAAAGCCGATGCAACCATACCTGAAGTCAGCGCGGCATCAATCCTCGCTAAAGTGACGCGTGATCGTGAGATGAATGCTCTAGCGCACCTCTATCCCCAATACGGTTTTGAGGCTCATAAAGGGTATGGAAGCAAGAAACATATCGAAGCGATACGCCAATACGGCTATTGCGAAATCCACCGACAAAGTTTTAAACTCAAAGCTCTACAGCCTGCGCTCTTTTAACATACTCATCCAAGTATCATTATTAAAACGTCATCGGAACTTGTCCCGATTGACTACGTTAACACTATGTTTTCTTCGGCAGAATGCCCAAATCGCCTTGCGATTTTAATGTGTATTTATCCATGCGGATAAACGTTGGTTGAAACTTTTCGATTAGCGAAGAGAGTTTTTCCTCGCACCCCGCTATCCCTTGATAATGAAAATAACCATCGATTCGGTTAAGCGCTAAACGGGGCTGATCGATATCGATCTCTCTGGGATGGAGATAGAGAAATACCGACTTGCCGTGGGCATTGGCACGACTCATTTGGTGTTTTATCAACCACGTCGGGAAAAAACGTAAAAAACCCCCTCCGGCATACCCCACTTTATTCCCAAAGAGATTCATCAGATGTTGGGGTATCTCCAAAACAGGTTCTAACGTAGGGGTGTGCGGTGTCATCGGAAAATCGGGAATCCCAAAAAGCGAATGTTTCGCCGGATAGATCGATGAGGAGTAGTTCAACCCCTCTTCTGCCAATATCGTATAAAACCACGGCAACGTTTCACGCTTAAGCGACCATGAAGGGGCACGAAATCCCACCACTTTTTCTCCGCAAATTTGCTCCAACAGGTCGGTAGAATTTTTCAAATCGACTCGAAACTCTTCGGGACTCATCGTATAGACGAGCTTATGGGAACTCCCGTGTGACGCAATCTCATGTCCTGCATCAAAGAGTTTTTTAACAACCTGCGGTTTCTCTTTTGCCACATCCCCTAAAATAAAACAGGTCGATTGAACACCCTGCTCAGCACACAGATCGATTAAACGGTCTACATTGGATTCGAGGTTGGTGGAGCGGGTATCATAGTGAGTGGTATCAACCCCCTCGTAGTTAGCATGAAACCACTCTTCAATATCAAAAGTCAAAAAATTATTAATCTTCATAGAACAAATTATAGCTATAATCACTTCAAAAAATAGGGACTTTTATGGTTTCACTCACCCATCTCGAAGCAGCCCT
Proteins encoded in this region:
- a CDS encoding TIGR04219 family outer membrane beta-barrel protein, which encodes MKKALLVLCTGSVMASASMLLGFGAEVDGYLPEVNGNFSYTDNGVTTTTRFNGDSTSKYQLGLYFEHPVPVIPNIRVDFTPETSFVGDNVGGLGTNAVKFSQIDTTLYYEILDNIVDLDVGLTGKIFKGDVSGAVNQSFNVVLPMGYLGAAVKIPTLPIRFEGDVKYAEYSGNSIRDMRIKAAWEVFAGLEAVAGYRSETLDINEKDIVSNITIKGPFVGIGYRF
- a CDS encoding ribonuclease HII; translated protein: MVLCGIDEAGRGPLAGPLTIAGVILHREVVGLNDSKKLSEKKREQLFDEIIKYSTHHIARFSAEQIDNLGLSKCLAMGLEEIMEAIGEADYLYDGNSKFGVSGIRTMVKADATIPEVSAASILAKVTRDREMNALAHLYPQYGFEAHKGYGSKKHIEAIRQYGYCEIHRQSFKLKALQPALF
- a CDS encoding polysaccharide deacetylase family protein encodes the protein MKINNFLTFDIEEWFHANYEGVDTTHYDTRSTNLESNVDRLIDLCAEQGVQSTCFILGDVAKEKPQVVKKLFDAGHEIASHGSSHKLVYTMSPEEFRVDLKNSTDLLEQICGEKVVGFRAPSWSLKRETLPWFYTILAEEGLNYSSSIYPAKHSLFGIPDFPMTPHTPTLEPVLEIPQHLMNLFGNKVGYAGGGFLRFFPTWLIKHQMSRANAHGKSVFLYLHPREIDIDQPRLALNRIDGYFHYQGIAGCEEKLSSLIEKFQPTFIRMDKYTLKSQGDLGILPKKT